In Trichocoleus desertorum NBK24, the following are encoded in one genomic region:
- a CDS encoding NYN domain-containing protein, whose amino-acid sequence MLNNLETSTVFTPEQVLENRGRVAIFIDGSNLFYAALQLGIEIDYTKLLCRLTAGSRLLRSFFYTGVDRTNEKQQGFLLWMRRNGYRVISKDLVQLPDGSKKANLDVEIAVDMMALVSSYDTAVLVSGDGDLAYAVNSVSYRGVRVEVVSLRSMTSDSLINVADRYIDLDNIKEDIQKTPRQSYTYRPLSGIGVVEEPEER is encoded by the coding sequence ATGTTGAATAATTTAGAAACTAGTACTGTATTCACGCCAGAGCAGGTTTTAGAAAATCGGGGCCGTGTTGCTATTTTTATTGATGGCTCGAACTTGTTTTATGCCGCATTGCAGTTAGGGATTGAAATTGATTACACCAAGCTGCTTTGCCGTCTGACAGCGGGTTCGCGCTTACTTCGCTCCTTCTTCTATACAGGAGTCGATCGCACAAACGAAAAACAGCAAGGTTTTTTGCTTTGGATGCGGCGTAACGGCTATCGCGTGATCTCGAAAGACTTGGTGCAGCTACCCGATGGTTCTAAAAAAGCCAACTTGGATGTTGAAATCGCTGTAGACATGATGGCTTTAGTTTCTTCCTACGACACAGCGGTTTTGGTCAGTGGCGATGGCGACTTAGCGTACGCCGTTAATTCAGTCAGCTACCGAGGGGTACGGGTTGAGGTGGTGAGCCTGCGCTCCATGACCAGTGATAGCTTGATCAATGTGGCCGATCGCTATATTGATCTCGACAACATTAAGGAAGACATTCAAAAAACACCTCGACAAAGCTACACCTACCGCCCTCTCTCTGGCATTGGAGTCGTTGAGGAACCAGAAGAACGGTAA
- the lptC gene encoding LPS export ABC transporter periplasmic protein LptC — MPPLLPLKLSTLRRHAIAPLQLGLLLLLLGLSGCGGPKKSQTADKLAQDSSAAQNFDNNLTFNDVTLEQVDEKGQLLWKVKAKQARYSKDQKVANVQSPSGELFQDGKAVYKIQAQTGEVQKDGQTILLKGQIVATDIQSGAIVKGNELEWQPKVDLLWVRNNITGTHPQFQATAKEAKVYSRARRMEFFGQVAATSKDPALGFKSEHLIWEIAKQLVVVDKPVQIDRYVGTVVSDRAVADQAEVQLKAKIATLKQNAKLSVADPPLEIASNSLVWNLNDQTVVSDQRVDVLHREQQVALSANQGRGELEPRIFYLTGGVQGQGQRNQSQLAADQLTWYIPTQQIEATGNVVYTQADPPFNLKGPKASGTLQDQNIVVSGGRVVTEIIP; from the coding sequence ATGCCACCGCTGCTGCCCTTGAAACTGTCTACCTTGCGCAGACACGCGATCGCTCCCTTGCAATTGGGACTGCTTCTCTTGCTATTGGGGCTGAGTGGCTGTGGAGGCCCCAAGAAAAGCCAAACGGCAGACAAATTGGCTCAAGATAGCTCTGCGGCGCAGAATTTTGATAACAACTTGACGTTTAATGATGTCACCTTAGAGCAGGTGGATGAAAAAGGTCAGTTGCTGTGGAAAGTTAAAGCCAAACAGGCACGCTACAGCAAAGACCAAAAAGTTGCTAATGTACAAAGCCCTTCTGGAGAGCTGTTTCAGGATGGCAAAGCGGTCTACAAGATCCAAGCTCAGACTGGTGAAGTTCAAAAAGATGGCCAAACGATTTTGCTCAAAGGGCAAATTGTCGCCACGGATATTCAAAGCGGGGCGATCGTCAAGGGGAATGAGTTGGAATGGCAACCCAAAGTCGATCTTTTATGGGTTCGCAATAACATTACTGGCACTCACCCTCAGTTCCAAGCCACAGCCAAAGAGGCCAAGGTATATAGTCGCGCCCGCCGCATGGAATTTTTCGGCCAGGTAGCGGCCACTTCTAAAGATCCCGCTTTGGGCTTTAAGAGCGAGCATTTGATCTGGGAAATTGCCAAGCAGTTAGTAGTGGTTGATAAGCCAGTCCAGATTGATCGCTATGTGGGGACTGTCGTCAGCGATCGCGCCGTGGCAGATCAAGCCGAAGTGCAGCTAAAAGCCAAAATCGCCACGCTGAAACAAAATGCTAAATTGTCTGTCGCTGATCCACCGCTAGAAATTGCCAGCAATTCCCTAGTTTGGAACCTCAACGACCAAACGGTGGTTTCTGACCAGCGGGTTGATGTGTTGCACCGGGAACAGCAAGTCGCTCTATCCGCCAACCAAGGACGGGGTGAGCTGGAACCAAGAATTTTTTACCTAACAGGAGGTGTGCAAGGTCAGGGCCAGCGCAATCAATCCCAGCTAGCAGCAGACCAACTCACCTGGTATATTCCCACTCAGCAAATTGAAGCGACTGGGAACGTAGTTTACACTCAAGCAGATCCACCTTTTAACCTCAAGGGGCCTAAAGCATCAGGAACTTTGCAAGACCAAAATATTGTGGTGAGCGGTGGGCGAGTAGTCACAGAAATCATTCCTTAA
- a CDS encoding D-alanyl-D-alanine carboxypeptidase, whose protein sequence is MLELVSSGLVSLWFKIAQVPQPINPDSLFASWNTPGLVFSSQPDPAGEARVSQYLQGLSATGLTETNQGVWVQVGYNLLGNHQGTQPLPAASLTKVATSLAALETWGPEHQFDTLIGATGPIQNGVLQGDLVIQGNNDPFFVWEEAIALGNTLNRMGIRQVTGSLVIMGNFAMNYESDPQVAGALLKQGLNAQLWSDEAKAQYLNLPKGTPQPQVAIAGDVQVATLPIPKQIALLRHQSLPLAQILKQMNIYSNNAMAEMLADSVGGASVVAARAARAAGVPQAEIQLINGSGLGPENQISPRAVCAMFMAIENYLKPQKMTVADLFPVSGRDGGTLEDRSIPVASVVKTGTLWNVSTLAGALPTRDRGLIWFAILNRGEDLDGLRDRQDQLLQNLLEQWGADQSVATEIDPSSSPSPKAPLNFSAQTSGSETTPTQFMGATTASPSQPAPTAPTSDQKFHLGDDRRNQILFKVQV, encoded by the coding sequence GTGCTGGAATTAGTCAGCTCTGGGTTAGTGTCACTGTGGTTCAAAATAGCCCAGGTGCCCCAACCCATCAATCCCGACAGCTTGTTTGCATCTTGGAATACGCCCGGTCTAGTTTTTTCTAGTCAGCCTGACCCAGCGGGCGAAGCCAGGGTTAGCCAGTATTTGCAAGGTCTAAGCGCCACAGGGCTCACTGAAACCAACCAAGGGGTTTGGGTACAAGTGGGTTACAATCTTTTGGGCAACCACCAGGGAACGCAACCCCTCCCTGCCGCTTCTTTGACCAAGGTTGCAACTTCTTTGGCAGCACTAGAGACTTGGGGGCCTGAGCACCAATTTGACACGTTGATCGGAGCCACTGGACCGATTCAGAACGGAGTGTTACAGGGAGATTTGGTGATTCAGGGCAATAACGACCCCTTCTTTGTCTGGGAAGAAGCGATCGCCCTCGGCAATACCCTCAATCGCATGGGCATCCGCCAAGTCACAGGCAGCTTAGTGATTATGGGCAACTTCGCTATGAACTATGAGTCCGATCCGCAAGTAGCAGGAGCGCTGCTAAAGCAAGGACTCAATGCTCAGCTTTGGTCGGACGAAGCTAAGGCACAATACCTCAACTTGCCCAAAGGCACTCCTCAGCCGCAAGTGGCGATCGCCGGGGATGTTCAGGTAGCCACTTTACCAATTCCCAAGCAGATTGCTTTGTTAAGGCACCAATCCCTGCCATTGGCGCAAATCCTCAAGCAAATGAACATCTACAGTAACAATGCGATGGCTGAGATGTTAGCCGATTCCGTAGGAGGAGCCTCTGTAGTGGCCGCGCGAGCCGCTAGAGCTGCGGGAGTCCCTCAGGCAGAAATTCAACTGATCAACGGTTCTGGTCTTGGCCCAGAAAATCAAATTTCTCCCCGTGCTGTTTGTGCCATGTTTATGGCGATTGAAAATTACTTAAAACCTCAGAAAATGACTGTAGCTGACTTGTTTCCGGTATCGGGTCGGGACGGTGGCACCCTAGAAGACCGCAGTATTCCCGTAGCTTCTGTAGTCAAAACTGGAACGCTCTGGAATGTGAGCACTCTAGCGGGAGCCTTGCCAACGCGCGATCGCGGCTTAATTTGGTTTGCCATTCTGAACCGAGGTGAAGACTTAGACGGGCTGCGAGATCGACAAGACCAACTGCTGCAAAACTTACTAGAGCAGTGGGGAGCCGATCAATCGGTAGCGACTGAGATTGATCCCAGCAGCTCCCCAAGCCCTAAGGCACCCCTCAACTTCTCGGCTCAAACATCCGGTAGTGAAACCACTCCTACTCAGTTCATGGGAGCTACCACCGCTTCTCCTAGCCAGCCAGCACCAACAGCACCTACCAGCGACCAAAAGTTTCACCTAGGCGATGATAGACGCAATCAAATTTTGTTTAAAGTTCAGGTTTAA
- a CDS encoding cofactor assembly of complex C subunit B, translating to MAKPDQNQVLRRLPIVVGALAGTLLFINRLLTPNLTDAQARSDALGVILSALLILTGLLWQRIQPRSPDAVNLMGEEGLELAPDLPEAVRLELAWASQILLTNTVTRSLVVWYQGRVLLRRGILATNAEVKPGPILQRVLEKQKTIYLVDVKAYPGRIEFDYLPENTQGIICQPIGNQGAVILGANAPRSYTKQDENWVEAIAEKLDNTLSHHLSVTI from the coding sequence ATGGCAAAACCAGATCAAAATCAAGTTTTACGTCGTTTACCCATTGTTGTGGGTGCGTTAGCAGGGACTTTGTTATTCATCAATCGTTTGCTAACGCCTAATTTAACCGATGCCCAAGCCCGTTCTGATGCCTTAGGCGTGATTTTAAGTGCCCTACTGATTCTAACGGGGTTGCTGTGGCAACGGATTCAACCGCGATCGCCTGATGCCGTTAATTTAATGGGTGAAGAAGGACTAGAGTTAGCACCAGATTTGCCAGAGGCCGTGAGGCTAGAACTAGCTTGGGCTTCCCAGATTTTGCTCACTAACACTGTGACGCGATCGCTGGTGGTGTGGTATCAGGGGCGCGTCTTGCTGCGGCGAGGAATTTTGGCGACTAATGCAGAGGTGAAACCAGGGCCAATTTTGCAACGGGTGCTAGAGAAGCAAAAAACCATTTATTTAGTCGATGTAAAAGCTTATCCTGGACGCATCGAGTTTGACTATTTGCCCGAAAATACCCAGGGAATCATTTGCCAACCGATTGGTAATCAAGGCGCTGTAATTCTAGGGGCCAATGCTCCGCGCAGCTATACTAAGCAGGATGAAAACTGGGTGGAAGCGATCGCCGAAAAACTGGACAACACCCTCAGTCACCATTTATCCGTCACGATTTAG
- a CDS encoding DUF456 domain-containing protein, giving the protein MTVLYWLLVAVMVVGVIGAVVPAIPGTSLIVVAIVIWGVAHGFGTVTVPLAVAIGVLLVSIGVDFLASFWGAKRFGASKWGQIGAVVGLFLGFFGLLPALPFGGPLLGILIGPLLGAIVGELIYRKDFAIAVKAGIGIVVGSLVGNLIQGLLALGAVIVFLVTTWPLGAGA; this is encoded by the coding sequence ATGACCGTACTCTATTGGCTGCTTGTGGCTGTAATGGTAGTCGGGGTGATTGGTGCCGTGGTGCCAGCCATTCCCGGAACCAGCTTGATTGTGGTTGCTATTGTCATTTGGGGAGTTGCCCACGGGTTTGGCACAGTGACAGTACCTTTAGCGGTAGCGATCGGGGTGCTACTCGTGAGCATAGGCGTGGATTTTTTAGCGAGCTTCTGGGGAGCCAAACGCTTCGGAGCTAGTAAGTGGGGCCAAATTGGAGCCGTGGTGGGGTTGTTCCTCGGCTTCTTTGGCTTGTTGCCTGCACTGCCCTTTGGTGGGCCATTATTGGGGATTCTGATTGGCCCCTTACTCGGCGCGATCGTGGGTGAATTGATTTACCGCAAAGATTTTGCGATCGCCGTTAAAGCTGGCATTGGTATTGTCGTCGGTTCGTTGGTTGGCAACTTAATTCAAGGCTTGCTGGCGTTGGGAGCGGTGATTGTTTTCCTGGTGACCACTTGGCCCCTAGGGGCAGGTGCTTAA
- the rfbB gene encoding dTDP-glucose 4,6-dehydratase, with the protein METTSDMTETGKGTEADQKSQSRHPRRIIITGGAGFIGSNFVHYWCDRYPEDRVIVLDALTYAGNLQNLEALEEQPNFRFIQGDICDRLLLDALLKQEKVDTIAHLAAESHVDRSILSPGAFVRTNVVGTFTLLEAFRQHWEAHKQPEHYRFLHVSTDEVYGSLGSDDPAFSETTPYAPNSPYSASKAGSDHFARAYYHTYNLPTLITNCSNNYGPYHFPEKLIPLMCINILLGKSLPVYGDGQNVRDWLYVEDHCRALDTVIHQGQAGETYNIGGNNEVKNIDLVHMLCDLMDELAPDLPVRSCKKLITYVKDRPGHDRRYAINADKIKTELGWAPQETVAAGLRKTVQWYLEHPSWWKPLLSEEYQAYYRKVYA; encoded by the coding sequence TTGGAGACAACGAGCGACATGACAGAGACAGGCAAGGGCACAGAGGCAGATCAAAAATCTCAGTCCCGTCATCCCCGTCGCATTATTATCACAGGGGGAGCAGGGTTTATTGGCTCTAATTTTGTGCATTACTGGTGCGATCGCTATCCAGAAGATCGCGTGATTGTGCTGGATGCTCTGACCTACGCTGGTAATCTGCAGAACCTAGAAGCTCTAGAAGAGCAACCCAATTTTCGCTTTATTCAAGGAGACATCTGCGATCGCTTGCTACTGGATGCCCTGCTGAAGCAAGAAAAAGTAGACACGATCGCTCACCTTGCCGCTGAATCCCACGTCGATCGCTCGATTTTGTCGCCCGGAGCCTTTGTTCGCACTAATGTCGTCGGTACCTTCACGCTCTTAGAGGCGTTTCGTCAACATTGGGAAGCCCATAAGCAACCAGAACACTATCGCTTCTTGCACGTCTCCACCGATGAAGTGTATGGCAGCTTAGGCTCTGACGATCCAGCCTTTAGCGAAACCACGCCCTACGCCCCGAACAGCCCTTACTCAGCCTCCAAAGCAGGGAGCGATCACTTCGCCCGCGCCTACTACCACACCTACAACCTACCGACGCTGATTACCAACTGCTCCAACAATTACGGCCCTTACCACTTCCCAGAAAAGTTGATTCCTTTGATGTGTATCAACATTCTGCTGGGCAAGTCCCTGCCTGTGTACGGAGATGGTCAAAACGTCCGCGACTGGCTTTATGTAGAAGACCATTGTCGCGCCTTAGATACCGTGATCCACCAGGGTCAGGCTGGCGAAACTTACAACATCGGCGGCAACAACGAAGTCAAAAATATTGACCTAGTTCACATGCTCTGCGACTTGATGGACGAACTGGCTCCCGACTTACCCGTGCGCTCTTGCAAAAAGCTGATTACGTATGTCAAAGACCGTCCAGGACACGACCGCCGTTACGCCATTAATGCCGACAAAATTAAGACGGAGCTAGGTTGGGCTCCGCAAGAGACGGTCGCAGCAGGCTTACGCAAAACTGTGCAGTGGTATCTAGAACATCCCAGTTGGTGGAAACCTCTCCTTTCTGAGGAATATCAAGCGTACTATCGCAAAGTTTACGCCTAA
- a CDS encoding bifunctional heptose 7-phosphate kinase/heptose 1-phosphate adenyltransferase translates to MALDPTFAEQLTTAADQLFHYLDRFSQAKVLVVGDLTLDEFLTGQVERISREAPVLIIRHEETRQVPGGGANAVYNFACLGAQVKAVGLIGKDGQGRVIHEIFANAGIDTAGVLVEAQRPTVTKTRISGHARQSVTQQIVRVDRKSDEPPELELQLQLAQYIQQHQDTVDAVVCSDYGDGTLTEPVIAAALQHPCTIVDTQRELSRYQGALLFTPNLPEAEQAVGYAIATPQDLSRAGRDLLDLTEAQNILITRGEAGMTLFEQTGEEFHIPAFNRTDVFDVTGAGDTVVAALTLGLSVGASVWEAAVLGNLAASIVVRQFGTATTTAPAIKVALQNLLN, encoded by the coding sequence ATGGCTTTAGACCCTACGTTTGCAGAGCAATTAACCACTGCGGCTGACCAGCTGTTTCATTACTTAGATCGCTTTAGCCAAGCGAAAGTTCTTGTGGTCGGGGATTTAACCTTAGACGAATTTCTCACAGGTCAAGTAGAGCGGATTTCTCGCGAAGCTCCAGTGCTAATTATTCGGCACGAAGAAACCAGACAAGTTCCGGGAGGCGGCGCGAATGCGGTCTACAACTTTGCTTGCTTAGGCGCTCAAGTCAAAGCGGTGGGGCTGATTGGCAAGGATGGGCAAGGACGTGTCATTCACGAGATTTTTGCCAATGCTGGGATTGATACTGCCGGAGTCTTAGTCGAGGCCCAGCGTCCGACTGTGACCAAAACGCGCATTTCGGGTCACGCTCGTCAGTCGGTGACGCAGCAGATTGTGCGGGTCGATCGCAAATCCGATGAGCCACCAGAGCTAGAGTTACAGCTCCAACTAGCTCAGTATATTCAGCAACATCAAGATACCGTAGATGCCGTTGTTTGCTCGGATTATGGAGATGGCACTCTCACCGAACCTGTGATTGCCGCAGCTTTGCAGCATCCTTGCACAATTGTGGACACTCAGAGGGAGCTGAGCCGCTATCAAGGTGCCCTGTTGTTTACGCCTAACTTGCCGGAGGCAGAGCAAGCCGTTGGTTATGCGATCGCCACTCCCCAAGATTTGAGTCGAGCGGGACGTGATCTTTTAGACTTAACTGAGGCCCAAAATATTCTGATCACCCGTGGAGAAGCAGGCATGACCCTGTTTGAGCAGACAGGTGAAGAATTTCATATCCCAGCCTTTAACCGCACTGATGTATTTGATGTGACTGGTGCGGGTGACACCGTCGTGGCCGCCTTAACGTTAGGGCTAAGTGTCGGCGCATCCGTGTGGGAAGCTGCTGTTTTGGGTAACTTAGCAGCAAGCATTGTAGTGCGGCAGTTTGGGACTGCTACCACTACTGCCCCTGCGATTAAAGTAGCCCTGCAAAATTTACTGAACTAA
- a CDS encoding TonB family protein, with protein sequence MSYGSFIKSLSQALRQPTGIASIASVGLHGLLWIVLPILPLASKTTESEAQRSVQVVELTPAEQSRLPSFATPQLSLPPLPQTTNLFPSLPSLQSSNSLPSSNSSPYSLPLFPPPPTGFSFSPPMPLPGPLGLPTTQIPIPDPPPRPPQSTQRPPLSGEFQERPGLDAIQQNSQALQSQTLPQLPQLEASAPESINFPPTDPNLSESETPPSQPPSNSPEATSPPATTQPSPSETEQAAAPTAPPSAPGPRPDKIPAAAIARLREAQERQQEFYARDSEGTTREGITGNLEVWARQALEKTGKDWKPLEVTPSYPPEVCSRKPEGSASLGVVVDADGKLTDDPVLIQGTGFSFLNQRAEEVLNAYEFEQTGESQAYLVTLPFTYDSETCNAAPAEEAPPS encoded by the coding sequence ATGTCTTACGGGTCTTTCATTAAGTCGCTGTCCCAAGCGTTGCGTCAGCCTACTGGAATTGCCAGTATTGCTTCCGTAGGGCTTCACGGCTTGCTTTGGATCGTTTTACCTATTTTGCCTCTGGCTTCAAAAACCACAGAATCCGAGGCTCAGCGATCGGTACAAGTAGTTGAGCTGACGCCAGCCGAACAAAGCCGCTTGCCCAGTTTCGCCACACCCCAGTTATCTTTGCCGCCACTGCCCCAGACAACTAACCTGTTCCCCTCTCTACCTTCCTTACAGTCATCCAACTCGCTACCTTCTTCCAATTCGTCGCCCTATAGCTTGCCGCTATTTCCCCCACCCCCCACAGGTTTCTCATTTTCACCGCCAATGCCGCTGCCAGGGCCGTTGGGATTGCCTACGACCCAAATTCCGATTCCAGATCCGCCACCTAGACCTCCTCAGTCAACCCAGCGTCCTCCGCTATCTGGTGAATTTCAAGAGCGGCCCGGTCTTGATGCAATCCAACAAAATTCTCAAGCCTTGCAATCCCAAACCTTACCTCAACTGCCACAGCTAGAAGCCAGTGCCCCTGAGTCAATCAATTTCCCTCCCACAGACCCTAATCTCTCTGAGTCAGAAACTCCACCGTCCCAGCCTCCTAGCAACTCACCGGAGGCAACCAGCCCCCCAGCCACAACTCAACCTTCACCTTCTGAAACGGAGCAGGCTGCTGCACCAACTGCACCACCATCTGCCCCTGGCCCCCGACCAGACAAAATCCCAGCAGCGGCGATCGCACGGCTCCGAGAAGCCCAAGAGCGCCAACAAGAATTTTATGCTCGTGATTCTGAAGGTACGACTAGAGAAGGCATCACAGGCAATCTAGAAGTCTGGGCTAGGCAAGCCTTAGAAAAAACGGGTAAGGATTGGAAGCCGCTAGAAGTAACACCAAGCTACCCACCAGAGGTTTGCTCCAGAAAGCCAGAAGGTTCAGCAAGTCTTGGCGTTGTGGTAGACGCTGATGGCAAACTTACGGATGACCCAGTTTTAATCCAAGGGACAGGTTTCAGCTTCCTCAACCAAAGAGCTGAGGAAGTGCTGAACGCTTACGAGTTTGAGCAAACTGGAGAATCTCAAGCTTATTTAGTTACCCTGCCCTTTACCTATGACAGTGAGACTTGTAATGCTGCTCCTGCTGAGGAAGCACCTCCTAGCTAA
- a CDS encoding precorrin-2 C(20)-methyltransferase → MSDSERNIAQDGLGTAASTQSTKLAIAKTGTLYGIGVGTGDPELLTLKGLRLLKQAPVVAFPAGIQDRSGMAEQIVAEWLQPQQVRLALNFPYVQEADVLNRAWRQAADSVWSYLQQGQDVAFVSEGDISFFSTFTYLAQALQQQHPQAQVQAVPGICSPLAAAAALGIPLTMQAQRLVVLPALYHVSELETALQWADVVVLMKVSSVYKQVWSILQQHQLLSRSYVVERATLPEQVVYEDLSDRPDLKLSYFSLLIVQVTEPNIVAS, encoded by the coding sequence ATGTCAGACTCAGAAAGGAATATTGCCCAGGATGGATTGGGGACTGCTGCATCTACACAATCAACTAAGCTCGCGATCGCCAAAACCGGAACGTTGTATGGGATCGGGGTAGGCACAGGTGATCCCGAACTTCTCACCCTTAAAGGACTCCGTTTACTCAAGCAAGCACCTGTCGTTGCCTTTCCAGCAGGGATTCAAGACAGATCTGGAATGGCTGAACAAATTGTGGCTGAGTGGTTACAGCCCCAGCAAGTTCGCTTAGCTCTTAATTTTCCCTACGTTCAAGAGGCAGACGTACTGAACCGAGCATGGCGACAAGCAGCAGATTCAGTTTGGTCATACTTACAGCAAGGCCAAGACGTAGCCTTCGTTTCAGAAGGAGATATCAGCTTTTTTAGCACCTTTACTTACTTGGCCCAAGCGCTCCAGCAACAACATCCTCAGGCTCAAGTTCAAGCCGTTCCTGGGATTTGCTCCCCTCTCGCTGCCGCCGCTGCCTTAGGCATTCCCCTAACCATGCAGGCTCAGCGGCTCGTGGTGCTACCAGCGCTATACCATGTGTCAGAATTAGAAACGGCCCTACAATGGGCAGATGTTGTTGTTTTAATGAAAGTTAGTTCTGTCTATAAGCAGGTGTGGAGCATTTTGCAGCAGCATCAACTCTTAAGCCGTAGTTATGTCGTTGAACGAGCCACGCTACCAGAACAGGTAGTTTATGAAGATTTGAGCGATCGCCCTGACCTAAAGCTGTCCTATTTTTCGCTGCTGATCGTGCAAGTTACAGAGCCTAACATTGTAGCAAGTTAA
- a CDS encoding cytochrome b N-terminal domain-containing protein, with translation MKNVQYALVWQRLATVLAVAVLTLSLIAAVTGILLAFYYEPTAGGAYESLRVITTQVSNGWLIQNLHSIAGNGIIALSLVQIVVMFLGERLRPAWLTAWISGILLTLTAIALGWTAMILSWSQLGYWRFKIELETIQAIPLIGPSLREILTGGGGVNTVTVEHLYTLHSYLLAIGAVLLAVIHLASLLLQEKEVRQAEIPADTSADSAANLDAELS, from the coding sequence ATGAAAAACGTGCAGTACGCCCTGGTTTGGCAGCGACTCGCTACGGTTTTGGCTGTAGCTGTTTTGACTTTGAGTCTGATAGCAGCGGTAACAGGAATTTTGCTCGCGTTTTATTACGAACCGACAGCAGGTGGGGCCTATGAGTCATTGCGAGTCATTACCACTCAAGTCTCTAACGGTTGGCTAATTCAAAATCTGCATAGCATCGCAGGCAACGGCATCATTGCTCTGTCCCTGGTCCAAATCGTGGTGATGTTTCTGGGGGAGCGGCTGCGTCCTGCTTGGTTAACTGCTTGGATTAGTGGTATTTTGCTGACTCTGACGGCGATCGCTTTAGGTTGGACCGCGATGATCTTGAGCTGGAGCCAACTCGGTTACTGGCGCTTCAAAATTGAACTAGAAACCATCCAAGCCATTCCGCTAATTGGCCCTTCCTTACGAGAGATTTTAACGGGTGGGGGAGGAGTGAACACAGTCACAGTAGAGCATCTCTATACACTCCATAGCTATTTACTGGCGATCGGAGCGGTATTGCTCGCAGTGATTCATCTCGCCAGCCTGCTGTTGCAAGAAAAAGAAGTTCGCCAAGCAGAAATTCCCGCCGATACCAGTGCCGATAGTGCTGCCAATCTGGATGCGGAATTGTCCTGA